A genomic stretch from Bradyrhizobium quebecense includes:
- a CDS encoding methylamine utilization protein: MQSGLLRILRLGRSGRVPLVAAIVTGALAGAALGAAPYVISQKDREFKPAEISIKRGEVLRFINDDGELLHHAYLSTDTFSFDSGDQQPGSKFDVTFSVPGDYTVLCGIHPKMKLAVHVAK; encoded by the coding sequence ATGCAGTCAGGCTTGTTGCGCATCCTGCGCCTCGGCCGGTCCGGCCGCGTGCCTTTAGTGGCCGCGATTGTCACGGGAGCGCTAGCCGGCGCCGCTCTGGGTGCGGCTCCCTATGTCATCTCGCAGAAGGATCGTGAATTCAAACCCGCGGAGATTTCGATCAAGCGCGGCGAGGTTTTACGATTCATTAACGATGACGGCGAGCTGTTGCATCACGCTTATTTGAGCACCGATACTTTCAGTTTCGACTCGGGCGACCAGCAGCCGGGCAGCAAGTTCGACGTCACCTTTTCGGTGCCCGGCGACTACACCGTGCTGTGCGGCATTCATCCGAAGATGAAGCTCGCGGTCCACGTCGCCAAATAG
- a CDS encoding cytochrome-c peroxidase produces MRLWVSLTLLAAVLPVGLSLALTPATAPRDPVTIRASYRRPDVVPFPSSNPYSEAKSALGRMLFFDPLLSRSKTHSCASCHKPSLSWADGLPRAIGEDPKGLPIRSPTLIDVAFFEPLGWDGKFKDLESVAFGPILSPMNLNMTEPELIARLAAIPGYVDAFTHAFGDGAITRPRIEQSLATFERSIVAGEAPFDRWIKGDESAISATAQRGFELFNGKGRCSSCHSGPSFSDGSFQDIGTAKGQDIGRGRYFPTSAKLKYAFKTPTLRDVVRRAPYMHDGSVATLEDVIELYNKGGIERPSRSPDIKPLSLTAGEKKDLIAFLQTLTATAPPVAGIPKLPR; encoded by the coding sequence ATGAGGCTTTGGGTCAGCCTGACCTTGCTCGCGGCAGTTTTGCCTGTAGGGCTGTCGCTTGCCTTGACCCCGGCGACGGCGCCGCGCGACCCTGTGACAATTCGTGCCAGCTATCGCCGGCCCGACGTCGTTCCCTTCCCGAGCAGCAATCCCTATTCGGAGGCGAAATCCGCGCTGGGGCGGATGCTGTTCTTCGATCCGCTGCTGTCGCGGTCCAAGACGCATTCCTGCGCGAGCTGCCACAAGCCCAGCCTGTCATGGGCTGACGGCCTGCCACGCGCCATCGGTGAGGATCCGAAGGGCTTGCCGATCCGTTCGCCGACGCTGATCGATGTGGCCTTCTTCGAGCCGCTGGGATGGGACGGCAAGTTCAAGGATCTCGAATCCGTTGCGTTCGGGCCGATTCTGAGTCCGATGAACCTGAACATGACCGAGCCGGAATTGATCGCGCGTCTCGCGGCGATCCCCGGCTATGTCGATGCATTTACCCACGCGTTCGGCGACGGCGCGATCACGCGGCCGAGGATCGAGCAGTCGCTGGCGACCTTCGAGCGCTCCATCGTCGCGGGCGAAGCCCCGTTCGACCGCTGGATCAAGGGCGACGAGAGCGCGATCAGCGCAACGGCTCAGCGCGGCTTTGAGCTTTTCAACGGCAAGGGACGCTGTTCGTCCTGCCACAGCGGCCCATCCTTCTCCGACGGGTCCTTCCAGGATATCGGCACCGCCAAAGGCCAGGACATCGGGCGCGGACGTTACTTTCCGACCTCGGCGAAGCTGAAATATGCCTTCAAGACCCCGACATTGCGCGACGTCGTGCGCCGTGCGCCCTACATGCACGACGGATCGGTCGCAACGCTGGAAGATGTCATCGAGCTCTACAACAAGGGCGGGATCGAGCGGCCGAGCCGGTCGCCCGACATCAAGCCATTGTCTCTGACGGCAGGCGAGAAGAAGGACCTCATCGCCTTCCTGCAAACCCTGACCGCCACGGCCCCGCCGGTGGCGGGGATCCCCAAATTGCCGCGCTGA
- a CDS encoding CHASE domain-containing protein: protein MVRLGFIVALIALIGVLLSGLAAYRVHDQELAIDGIALARAIDVHASLVQDRLTERELLARVASGLFRTPSMVKANMLQPLRSAIYAFKTDFVVAAWIARLKPNELTAAEAELKAAGFTNPSIRDFDDQALDIKALDKPINVLMDVEPRNPETLSIPGRAFDRHSVVGPMLARAMENAKPVASDPVPLLRQNGPVGVVLAAPVFQEGGSEPAGFITFSYELSSLMLTNDDSSLFAVALKDPRDSNDEFTANEQGIVTSRAVRQDGPLPSMVRTVTFGGRDWSLDYYAKSNATVRAQQTATIVAAIGLALTGIVCGLFGYVAYNNLRLSREIEVRIGFERRLTAVIDELNHRVKNILAVIQSIVTRTLRHGADIDVARELLIGRIHAMSNVVTLLSESQWQGVKLKGLFESRAIPHADRIAVNGPDITVSARAAQSLSLLFFELASHSDEGLSLVGKHPHIVANWEVAGEDAVFHFRWEEFNTSQATRRADSDFGLILLDRVAPEALGGTAKRYFTDVSYVYELTAPMDTVVDMTERDRTEQLSAPVRPAKK from the coding sequence GTGGTTCGACTGGGTTTCATCGTTGCATTGATTGCGCTGATCGGAGTTCTGCTCTCCGGTCTTGCCGCCTATCGGGTGCACGATCAGGAGCTCGCAATCGACGGTATCGCACTGGCGCGGGCGATCGACGTCCATGCCAGCCTGGTGCAGGACCGCCTGACCGAGCGCGAGCTGCTGGCGCGGGTGGCCTCGGGACTGTTCCGGACCCCGTCGATGGTGAAGGCCAATATGCTGCAGCCGCTGCGCTCGGCGATCTACGCCTTCAAGACCGATTTCGTCGTCGCCGCCTGGATCGCGCGGCTCAAGCCGAACGAGCTGACCGCGGCCGAGGCGGAGCTCAAGGCCGCCGGCTTCACCAATCCCTCGATCCGCGATTTCGACGACCAGGCGCTCGACATCAAGGCGCTCGACAAGCCGATCAACGTGCTGATGGATGTCGAGCCGCGCAATCCGGAAACCCTGAGCATCCCGGGCCGCGCCTTCGACCGCCACTCGGTGGTCGGTCCGATGCTGGCGCGGGCAATGGAGAACGCCAAGCCCGTGGCCTCGGACCCGGTGCCGCTGCTGCGGCAGAACGGCCCGGTCGGGGTCGTGCTCGCTGCGCCGGTGTTCCAGGAGGGCGGGTCCGAGCCGGCCGGATTCATCACCTTTTCCTACGAGCTGTCGTCGCTGATGCTGACCAACGACGATTCCTCGCTGTTTGCGGTGGCGTTGAAGGACCCGCGTGATTCCAATGACGAGTTCACCGCCAACGAGCAGGGCATCGTTACCTCGCGCGCGGTGCGGCAGGACGGCCCGCTGCCGTCGATGGTCCGCACGGTAACGTTCGGCGGCCGGGACTGGTCGCTCGACTATTACGCCAAGAGCAACGCCACGGTGCGTGCGCAGCAGACCGCGACCATCGTCGCGGCGATCGGCCTCGCGCTGACCGGCATCGTCTGCGGCCTGTTCGGCTACGTCGCCTACAACAATTTGCGCCTCAGCCGCGAGATCGAGGTTCGGATCGGCTTCGAGCGCCGGCTGACTGCGGTCATCGACGAGCTCAACCATCGGGTCAAGAACATCCTCGCGGTGATCCAGTCGATCGTGACCCGCACGCTGCGGCACGGCGCCGACATCGACGTCGCGCGCGAACTGTTGATCGGGCGCATCCACGCGATGTCGAATGTCGTCACGCTGCTCAGCGAGAGCCAGTGGCAGGGCGTCAAGCTGAAGGGCCTGTTCGAATCGCGCGCGATTCCGCATGCCGACCGGATCGCGGTGAACGGTCCCGACATCACCGTCAGCGCCCGCGCCGCGCAATCGCTGTCGCTGCTGTTTTTCGAGCTCGCCTCGCACTCCGACGAAGGGCTGTCGCTGGTCGGCAAGCATCCGCACATCGTCGCCAACTGGGAAGTCGCCGGTGAGGATGCGGTCTTCCATTTCCGCTGGGAGGAGTTCAATACCAGCCAGGCGACGCGGCGGGCCGACAGTGACTTCGGCCTGATCCTGCTCGACCGCGTCGCGCCGGAGGCGCTGGGCGGCACCGCGAAGCGCTACTTCACCGACGTCTCCTATGTCTATGAGCTCACCGCGCCGATGGACACCGTGGTCGATATGACCGAGCGCGACCGCACCGAGCAGCTCTCCGCGCCGGTCCGTCCGGCGAAGAAGTAG
- the ureG gene encoding urease accessory protein UreG: protein MPTSHGPLRVGVGGPVGSGKTALMDLLCKAMRERYDIAAITNDIYTKWDAEFLVRSGSLTPDRIAGVETGGCPHTAIREDASMNLAAVADMRAKFPDLDLVLIESGGDNLAATFSPELADLTIYVIDVAAGDKIPSKGGPGITRSDLLVINKIDLAPHVGASLEKMDTDARRMRGERPFVMTNLKKSDGLDRIISFIETKGGLRSQGAGKAAGR from the coding sequence ATGCCCACTTCTCATGGCCCGTTGCGCGTCGGCGTCGGCGGTCCGGTCGGCTCCGGCAAGACCGCGCTGATGGATCTGCTCTGCAAGGCGATGCGCGAGCGTTACGACATCGCTGCGATCACAAACGACATCTACACCAAATGGGATGCCGAGTTTCTGGTGCGCTCCGGCTCGCTGACGCCGGACCGCATCGCCGGCGTCGAGACCGGCGGCTGCCCGCATACCGCGATCCGCGAGGACGCCTCGATGAACCTCGCTGCGGTCGCCGACATGCGGGCGAAATTCCCCGATCTCGACCTGGTCCTGATCGAATCCGGCGGCGACAATCTGGCGGCGACCTTCTCGCCGGAATTGGCGGATCTGACGATCTACGTCATCGACGTCGCCGCCGGCGACAAGATCCCCTCCAAGGGCGGCCCCGGCATCACGCGGTCCGACCTTCTGGTGATCAACAAGATCGACCTCGCACCCCATGTCGGTGCGTCGCTCGAGAAGATGGACACCGACGCCAGGCGGATGCGTGGCGAGCGGCCCTTCGTGATGACCAATCTGAAGAAGAGCGACGGCCTCGATCGCATCATCAGCTTCATCGAGACCAAGGGCGGCCTTCGGTCGCAGGGCGCAGGCAAGGCGGCTGGCCGTTAA
- a CDS encoding urease accessory protein UreF — MLMSTNEPDPAAVRGGMAEDEAAALYRLMTWLSPSFPVGAFAYSSGIEWAVEAGDITDAASLRGWLAAMLTDGSGFCDAVFLAQSHRAVSEPGYAGLKEIAELAAAFVPSRERQLETTTQGRAFIEIARAAWSASGLGAMIAACDGPIVYPVAVGIVSAAHGIRLAPSLHAFLHAVLSNWISAGSRLIPLGQTDSQRVLADLEPVVAATAARANAASLDDLGSATFRADLASLRHETQYTRLFRS, encoded by the coding sequence ATGCTCATGAGCACAAATGAGCCTGATCCCGCTGCGGTGCGCGGCGGGATGGCGGAGGACGAGGCGGCCGCGCTGTACCGGCTGATGACGTGGCTGTCGCCGTCCTTTCCAGTGGGGGCGTTCGCCTATTCCAGCGGCATCGAATGGGCGGTCGAGGCCGGTGACATCACCGATGCCGCGTCGCTGCGCGGCTGGCTCGCGGCGATGCTCACCGACGGCAGCGGCTTTTGCGACGCCGTGTTCCTTGCGCAGAGCCATCGCGCGGTGTCGGAGCCCGGCTACGCGGGACTGAAGGAGATCGCCGAGCTTGCTGCTGCCTTCGTGCCGTCGCGCGAGCGGCAGCTCGAGACCACGACGCAGGGACGCGCCTTCATCGAGATTGCCCGTGCGGCCTGGAGTGCGTCTGGCCTCGGCGCGATGATTGCGGCTTGCGACGGGCCGATCGTGTACCCGGTCGCGGTCGGTATCGTCAGCGCTGCGCATGGCATCCGGCTGGCGCCATCGCTGCATGCCTTCCTGCATGCCGTGCTCTCGAATTGGATCTCCGCAGGCAGCCGGCTGATTCCGCTCGGGCAGACCGACAGCCAGCGCGTGCTGGCCGATCTCGAGCCGGTCGTTGCCGCGACCGCGGCGCGGGCCAACGCAGCTTCGCTCGACGATCTCGGCAGCGCGACCTTCCGGGCCGACCTCGCAAGCCTGCGTCACGAGACGCAGTACACGAGGCTGTTCCGGTCATGA
- the ureE gene encoding urease accessory protein UreE, giving the protein MIRATKVLGQHRWTEAAADTVVLDFDDRHRRRMVMSGTRGLEFLLDLENAVALRGGDALVLEDGRLIEVVAAPEPLAEIRGSDPHHLIRVAWHLGNRHLPTQIMPKGLRIRRDHVIEAMVKGLGARVIEIEAPFDPEGGAYAEHAHADEHAHGHAGHDHAHGDAHDHGHHHGDGHHHGHDHDHHHDEHCDHAHHHHDHSHAHEHK; this is encoded by the coding sequence ATGATCCGCGCAACCAAAGTCCTGGGACAGCATCGCTGGACAGAAGCGGCAGCCGACACCGTCGTGCTCGATTTCGACGACCGGCACCGGCGGCGGATGGTGATGTCAGGGACGCGCGGGCTCGAATTCCTGCTCGATCTCGAGAACGCCGTCGCGCTGCGCGGCGGCGACGCATTGGTGCTGGAGGACGGCCGCCTCATCGAGGTGGTCGCAGCTCCGGAGCCGCTCGCGGAAATCCGCGGCAGCGATCCGCATCATCTGATCCGGGTCGCCTGGCATCTTGGCAACCGCCATCTGCCGACGCAGATCATGCCGAAAGGCCTGCGCATTCGGCGCGATCACGTGATCGAGGCGATGGTGAAGGGGTTAGGGGCCCGTGTTATCGAGATCGAGGCGCCGTTCGATCCCGAGGGCGGCGCCTATGCCGAGCACGCGCATGCTGACGAGCACGCGCATGGTCACGCCGGGCACGATCATGCCCATGGCGACGCGCACGATCATGGTCACCACCACGGTGATGGACATCACCATGGGCATGACCACGACCACCACCATGATGAGCATTGCGACCATGCCCATCATCACCACGACCACTCCCATGCTCATGAGCACAAATGA
- a CDS encoding putative quinol monooxygenase encodes MIYVIATTPMKPENKDDFIRGHKACIAETHKEKGCLSYEGHVSVNDPNLYVVVERWETRDDLTAHSKAPHMKVWREYSAEMKTGPTVIEIISDAKVQKL; translated from the coding sequence ATGATCTATGTCATCGCAACCACGCCGATGAAGCCGGAAAACAAGGACGACTTCATTAGGGGACACAAGGCGTGCATCGCCGAGACCCACAAGGAGAAGGGCTGCCTCTCCTACGAGGGCCATGTCAGCGTCAACGATCCCAATCTGTATGTGGTCGTCGAGCGCTGGGAAACCCGCGACGACCTGACCGCGCACAGCAAGGCGCCACACATGAAGGTGTGGCGCGAATATTCCGCCGAAATGAAGACCGGCCCGACGGTGATCGAGATCATCAGCGACGCCAAGGTTCAGAAGCTCTGA
- a CDS encoding putative quinol monooxygenase, which yields MIYVVATLTIKPETRAEFIAAATACIKETRKEPGNIAYDLHESVTDHSKMVFVEQWENAEALVPHRTAEHMKTFGRVAVKCMAAPPKIEVITPEKVDVR from the coding sequence GTGATTTACGTCGTTGCCACGCTGACCATCAAGCCCGAGACCCGCGCCGAATTCATCGCTGCGGCGACGGCCTGCATCAAGGAAACCCGCAAGGAGCCCGGCAACATCGCCTACGACTTGCACGAGAGCGTCACCGACCACAGCAAGATGGTGTTCGTGGAGCAGTGGGAGAACGCCGAGGCGCTGGTGCCGCATCGCACCGCCGAGCACATGAAGACGTTCGGCCGCGTTGCGGTGAAGTGCATGGCCGCGCCGCCGAAGATCGAGGTGATCACGCCCGAGAAGGTCGACGTTCGCTAA
- the ureC gene encoding urease subunit alpha: MSVKIKRSVYADMFGPTTGDKVRLADTDLIIEVEKDLTTYGEEVKFGGGKVIRDGMGQSQVTNAQGAADTVITNALIVDHWGIDKADVAIKEGMIAAIGKAGNPDIQPNVTIIIGPGTDVIAGEGKILTAGGFDSHIHFICPQQIEHALMSGVTSMLGGGTGPSHGTFATTCTPGPWHMGRMIQSFDAFPVNLGISGKGNASRPAALVEMIKGGACALKLHEDWGTTPSAIDTCLSVADDYDVQVMLHSDTLNESGFVEETVKAFKGRTIHAFHTEGAGGGHAPDIIKIAGLKNVLPSSTNPTRPFTRNTIDEHLDMLMVCHHLDPSIAEDLAFAESRIRKETIAAEDILHDLGALSMMSSDSQAMGRLGEVIIRTWQTADKMKKQRGALPQDRGNDNDNFRVRRYIAKYTINPAIAHGVSKLIGSVEKGKLADLVLWSPAFFGVKPDCIIKGGSIVAAPMGDPNASIPTPQPVHYRPMFAAFGKALTASSVVFTSKAAVTGGLARKLGISKKLYAVQNTRGKISKKSMIHNDATPEIEVDPETYEVRADGELLTCAPAEVLPMAQRYFMF; this comes from the coding sequence ATGTCCGTGAAGATCAAGCGTTCCGTCTATGCCGACATGTTCGGGCCGACCACCGGCGACAAGGTGCGGCTCGCCGACACCGATCTGATCATCGAGGTCGAGAAGGATCTCACCACCTATGGCGAGGAGGTGAAGTTCGGTGGCGGCAAGGTGATCCGCGACGGCATGGGGCAGTCGCAGGTGACCAACGCGCAAGGCGCGGCCGATACCGTCATCACCAACGCGCTGATCGTCGATCACTGGGGCATCGACAAGGCCGACGTCGCGATCAAGGAGGGCATGATCGCGGCGATCGGCAAGGCCGGCAATCCCGACATCCAGCCCAATGTCACCATCATCATCGGTCCCGGCACCGACGTAATCGCGGGTGAGGGCAAGATCCTCACCGCGGGCGGATTCGACAGCCACATCCACTTCATCTGCCCGCAGCAGATCGAGCACGCGCTGATGAGTGGCGTCACCTCGATGTTAGGGGGCGGCACCGGCCCCTCGCACGGCACCTTCGCCACCACCTGCACGCCCGGCCCGTGGCACATGGGGCGGATGATCCAGTCGTTCGACGCCTTCCCGGTCAACCTCGGCATTTCCGGCAAGGGCAACGCCTCGCGTCCGGCGGCGCTGGTCGAGATGATCAAGGGCGGTGCCTGCGCGCTGAAGCTGCACGAGGATTGGGGCACCACGCCGTCGGCGATCGACACCTGTCTGTCGGTGGCCGACGATTACGACGTCCAGGTGATGCTGCATTCGGACACGCTGAACGAATCCGGTTTCGTCGAGGAAACCGTGAAGGCATTCAAGGGCCGCACCATCCATGCTTTCCACACCGAAGGCGCCGGCGGCGGCCACGCCCCCGACATCATCAAGATTGCGGGCCTGAAGAACGTGCTGCCGTCCTCGACCAACCCGACCCGGCCGTTCACCCGCAACACCATCGACGAGCATCTCGACATGCTGATGGTGTGCCATCACCTCGATCCGTCGATCGCCGAGGACCTCGCCTTCGCCGAAAGCCGGATCCGCAAGGAGACCATCGCCGCCGAGGACATCCTGCACGATCTCGGCGCGCTCTCGATGATGTCGTCGGACTCGCAGGCGATGGGCCGGCTCGGCGAAGTCATCATCCGCACCTGGCAGACCGCCGACAAGATGAAGAAGCAGCGCGGAGCCCTGCCGCAGGACAGGGGCAACGACAACGACAATTTCCGCGTCAGGCGCTACATCGCCAAATACACCATCAACCCGGCGATCGCGCATGGCGTGTCGAAGCTGATCGGTTCGGTGGAGAAGGGCAAGCTGGCCGATCTGGTGCTGTGGTCGCCGGCGTTCTTCGGCGTCAAGCCGGACTGCATCATCAAGGGCGGCTCGATCGTGGCGGCGCCGATGGGCGATCCCAACGCCTCGATCCCGACACCGCAGCCGGTGCATTACCGGCCGATGTTCGCCGCCTTTGGCAAGGCGCTGACCGCGTCCTCGGTGGTGTTCACCTCGAAGGCTGCGGTCACCGGCGGCCTCGCCCGCAAGCTCGGGATCAGCAAGAAGCTCTACGCGGTGCAGAACACCCGCGGAAAGATCTCCAAGAAGAGCATGATCCATAACGACGCGACGCCCGAGATCGAGGTCGATCCGGAGACCTATGAGGTACGCGCAGACGGCGAGCTCCTGACCTGCGCGCCGGCCGAGGTGCTGCCCATGGCACAGCGCTACTTTATGTTCTAA
- a CDS encoding HD domain-containing protein: MLPALCMVSGAAELAARRHNGMARKGRGNEPYINHLAEVANLLAQVTDGADAELVAAGWLHDTIEDTETARAELAQKFSERVAALVVECTDDMSLPKPVRRQKQIEDAPHKSPGAKLIKTADKISNIGARIVPHPGKDERDDLADYAAWADKVVAGCRGINPRLDRIFDDTLARAKAALAETGG; encoded by the coding sequence ATGCTACCCGCGCTTTGCATGGTCTCCGGAGCTGCCGAGCTTGCCGCGCGCCGTCACAACGGCATGGCGCGCAAGGGGCGGGGGAATGAGCCTTACATCAACCATCTGGCCGAGGTTGCGAACCTGCTGGCGCAGGTGACCGATGGTGCCGATGCCGAGCTGGTGGCGGCCGGCTGGCTGCACGACACCATCGAGGACACCGAGACCGCGCGCGCGGAGCTCGCGCAAAAGTTCAGCGAACGCGTTGCCGCGCTGGTGGTCGAATGCACCGACGACATGAGCCTGCCAAAGCCCGTGCGCCGGCAAAAGCAGATCGAGGACGCTCCGCACAAATCGCCCGGCGCCAAGCTGATCAAGACCGCCGACAAGATCAGCAATATCGGCGCCCGGATCGTGCCGCATCCAGGCAAGGACGAGCGCGACGATCTCGCCGACTATGCGGCCTGGGCCGACAAGGTCGTTGCCGGTTGCCGGGGGATCAATCCGCGGCTCGACCGCATTTTCGATGACACTCTCGCGCGCGCCAAGGCCGCGCTGGCTGAAACTGGGGGCTGA
- a CDS encoding endonuclease domain-containing protein, giving the protein MPHTQVSDIQRGRAKELRRAMTRAETLLWRHTKADRLAGLNFRRQVPMGNYIADFVAHSCKLIVEVDGESHDFDERVRHDERRDAWFTSRGYRVLRFTNNDVLKNLEGVAPATLQAAEQAAPPSLTLPRKGGGNPSTDASLTSNVDRAEKL; this is encoded by the coding sequence ATGCCGCACACGCAAGTGAGCGACATCCAGCGCGGTCGCGCCAAGGAGCTCCGCCGTGCGATGACGCGCGCGGAGACGCTGCTGTGGCGGCACACCAAGGCCGATCGCCTCGCCGGCCTCAATTTTCGTCGACAGGTTCCGATGGGCAATTACATTGCGGATTTCGTCGCACATTCTTGCAAGTTGATTGTTGAAGTTGACGGCGAAAGCCACGATTTCGATGAACGAGTTCGTCACGACGAGCGACGAGACGCCTGGTTCACGTCGCGCGGCTACCGTGTGCTCCGCTTCACCAACAACGATGTGTTGAAAAATCTCGAAGGTGTCGCTCCTGCGACCCTTCAGGCAGCGGAGCAAGCGGCACCCCCCTCCCTAACCCTCCCCCGCAAGGGGGGAGGGAACCCTTCCACCGATGCCTCCCTTACATCTAATGTTGATCGAGCGGAGAAGTTGTGA
- a CDS encoding urease subunit beta, whose product MIPGELFIKDGEIELNAGRKTVTLSVANTGDRPIQVGSHYHFFETNPALKFDRKKARGMRLDIAAGTAVRFEPGQTRDVHLVALAGKRVIYGFRAEVKGKL is encoded by the coding sequence ATGATTCCCGGCGAACTCTTCATCAAGGACGGCGAGATCGAGCTTAATGCCGGCCGCAAGACCGTGACGCTGTCGGTCGCCAACACCGGCGACCGCCCGATCCAGGTCGGCTCGCACTACCATTTCTTCGAAACCAACCCGGCGCTGAAATTCGACCGCAAGAAGGCCCGCGGCATGCGCCTCGACATCGCCGCCGGCACCGCCGTCCGCTTCGAACCCGGCCAGACCCGCGACGTCCACCTCGTGGCACTCGCCGGCAAGCGCGTGATCTACGGCTTCCGCGCCGAGGTGAAGGGGAAGCTTTGA
- a CDS encoding urease subunit gamma, whose amino-acid sequence MNLSPREKDKLLVSMAAMVARRRLERGVKLNHPEAIALITDFIVEGARDGRTVADLMQAGAKVLTRAQVMDGIPEMIHDIQVEATFPDGTKLVTVHEPIR is encoded by the coding sequence ATGAATTTGTCTCCCCGCGAAAAGGACAAGCTCCTGGTATCGATGGCCGCCATGGTGGCGCGCCGCAGGCTTGAGCGCGGCGTCAAGCTGAACCACCCCGAGGCGATCGCGCTGATCACCGACTTCATCGTCGAGGGCGCGCGTGACGGCCGCACCGTCGCCGACTTGATGCAGGCCGGCGCGAAGGTCCTGACCCGCGCGCAGGTGATGGATGGCATCCCGGAGATGATCCACGACATCCAGGTCGAGGCGACATTTCCCGACGGCACCAAGCTCGTCACCGTGCACGAGCCGATCCGATAG
- a CDS encoding urease accessory protein UreD has product MRTGIAGAAAATFAANRAQGAVRFGVHRKDGVTRRGDLHESGSLRVRFPSPEDHGLSAMFVNTAGGIAGGDRFDIAIAAGQGARLTLTTAAAEKVYRAPGAAARLDIALKVADGAHLSWLPQETILFDRARIHRGFDIDLAEGASLLLCEIVVFGRAAMGETMRHGEFVDRWRMRRGGRLVFAETIRLDGEIGDKLARPAIAGGGCAIGTALIVPGDDALVERIREASESFGGEVGISAWNGFAMARFCAQDAARLRADMMAVLGRASLVPLPRLWLN; this is encoded by the coding sequence ATGCGGACCGGGATCGCAGGCGCGGCAGCGGCGACGTTTGCGGCAAACCGCGCCCAGGGCGCTGTCAGGTTCGGCGTGCATCGCAAGGATGGCGTCACCCGCCGCGGTGATCTCCATGAATCGGGCTCGCTGCGCGTCCGTTTTCCGTCGCCGGAGGACCATGGCCTGTCGGCCATGTTCGTCAACACCGCCGGCGGCATTGCCGGCGGCGACCGCTTCGACATCGCAATCGCGGCCGGTCAGGGCGCCCGCCTGACCCTGACCACGGCGGCCGCCGAAAAGGTCTATCGCGCCCCGGGCGCGGCGGCGCGGCTCGATATCGCGCTGAAGGTCGCTGATGGCGCGCATCTCTCCTGGCTGCCGCAGGAGACCATCCTGTTCGACCGTGCCCGCATTCATCGCGGTTTCGACATCGACCTTGCCGAGGGCGCTTCGCTTTTGCTGTGCGAGATCGTGGTGTTCGGCCGTGCCGCGATGGGCGAGACCATGCGCCATGGCGAGTTCGTCGACCGCTGGCGGATGCGCCGCGGCGGCCGGCTGGTGTTTGCCGAGACGATCAGGCTCGACGGCGAGATCGGTGACAAGCTGGCAAGGCCCGCGATCGCTGGGGGCGGCTGCGCGATCGGTACGGCGCTGATCGTGCCGGGCGACGACGCGCTGGTCGAGCGCATCCGCGAAGCGTCCGAAAGCTTCGGCGGCGAAGTCGGTATCTCGGCCTGGAATGGCTTTGCAATGGCGCGCTTCTGTGCCCAAGATGCGGCCCGGTTGCGCGCCGACATGATGGCGGTGCTCGGCCGCGCCTCCTTAGTCCCGCTGCCGCGGCTGTGGCTGAACTAG